In Pseudorasbora parva isolate DD20220531a chromosome 9, ASM2467924v1, whole genome shotgun sequence, the sequence ctatttttttcaggattatttgataaatagaaagtacAAAGAACAGCAATTATGTGAAATagaaatctatttaaaaaacattatcaattaaatgcatccttgctatGTATTTCTTTTTTCCTTCACTATTCTGTCTAAGTAAatcatgaatttaaaaaaaatattgttttgtaaataaataataataataataggcctgCATAggcaaaataatttatatataaaaataattaaaattttaagaTCATCAGAATCTGAGACAATTGAGTCGTGTGTCCAGATTATTGACTGGCAGTGTAAGAGTTTTGTAATGTTTATTAACATTTTTCTTTGTCTGACCACACACAGATGAGCGTCCAGGAATACGAGATGATCCAAGAAGAGGACGAAAGTTGTCTGCGTAAGTATCGCAAGCAGTGCATGCAGGAGATGCATGAGCGCTTGAGTTTCGGCCCTAAGTTTGATGCCTTGTTTGAGTTGGAAAGTGGGGAGGCCTTCCTGGATGTCATCGAGAAAGAGCACCGCCTGACTCTAGTGGTGGTGCACATCTATGATGATGGGATCAGTGGTTGTGACGCACTCAACAACTGCTTGACCTGCCTGGCGGCAGAGTATTCCTCCGTCAAATTCTGCCGAATCCGAGCCTCCGCCACTGGGGCGGGCGAGCGTTTTTCAGACGACGTTCTGCCCGCCCTGCTGGTCTATAAGGCTGGAGAGCTGCTGGGCAACTTCCTGAGCGTTACAAAGCACTGGAATGAGGAGTTCTTCGCCACAGATGTGGAGAACTTCCTAAACGAGTACGGTCTGTTGCCAGAGAAAGAGTTTGCAGCCTGTCCCGATGAGGAAGAGAATGCTGATGTGGACTAAACAAGGAGAGTTAAAGGGTGGAAGTGAATTACATTAGTAAAACTGTCAAACTTGTTTTAAGTGATAGATTGAGTAATGACTCTGCGGCTACAGGGCCATGACTCCAACAGACAAGCACACCTTAAGGCATTTACTAACACGTCATCTGCAGCAGTTAAATATACTTCATAATGTTATCAAAGGCACACAATCATTTCCCAGGGTTCCCACTATTTTTGTCCGATGAGTTTCAATGACTATCAGTAGTTTTTGATAACTGGATAAGGATTTTTATTGACCAATTAAATTCAGACCAATTCACTCATAAATCATTCGGACCAGTTAGACTAATGCACTGAAAGAGAAACAACTGATTGTTTTGTAAGAGCCATAGGACTGTGTTCCACTGTATCGCCTCACAGCACTTTGGCTGACCCAAGTTTGAGTTTCAAACCGAGGTCTTTTCCTGATCCAGGTTCTCCTCAGTCTACTTGTCTCAAAGGCAAAAATGCCCCTAAAATTAAATTTTTAGGGGGAAATGATTTAGGTCACAAATTGCACATTGTTATGGTTTGTGAAGAAgatgatgaaatatatttttttatgggaGGTAACTCATAGTAACATACattacagttcaaaagttttgggtcagtAAGAATTTTTCCAAAAGAAAGTAACTCATTAAAGGGTGCAtacaattgatcaaaagtgacattaatgatattataatgttaggaaaaaaaaca encodes:
- the pdca gene encoding phosducin a, which produces MSGSPEIEELPATQTGPKGVIHDWRKFKLESEDHETIPPNKRELLRQMSNPKSNNDDTREKLSRKMSVQEYEMIQEEDESCLRKYRKQCMQEMHERLSFGPKFDALFELESGEAFLDVIEKEHRLTLVVVHIYDDGISGCDALNNCLTCLAAEYSSVKFCRIRASATGAGERFSDDVLPALLVYKAGELLGNFLSVTKHWNEEFFATDVENFLNEYGLLPEKEFAACPDEEENADVD